One Glutamicibacter mishrai genomic window carries:
- a CDS encoding acyl-CoA dehydrogenase family protein, giving the protein MTIIATAATESRYQQLLDRFSPVFAKIAEGSREREQNRILPFEQVQWLKDAGFTTLRVPESHGGSPVSHEHLFRLLIELAAADSNVAHLLRSHFSFVETISLQPEDFQDRWFPKVLQGQIFGNAATERGGNALGTTNTKLVQSDGGWVLRGEKYYTTGSIFADWVVVMATTEGVEGRQYAIVDRHAEGVQILDDWDGFGQPLTGTGTAIFNDVAVDPQNIIQRKVASTLEPAFFQLCLLSVLVGIGKAARNEAAGIVSNRTRTFNTGSGALFKDDPQIQELVGRLAANVFAAESIVVTAARELDAALDPELGLEPDAAYLRAELAVQQAHVATPKLILDATSELFDVTGASAVSTSKSLDRFWRNARTVATHNPVAFKARSVGDYFINGTVPTGLNSIGEAKAGK; this is encoded by the coding sequence ATGACGATTATCGCCACGGCAGCCACCGAGTCCCGCTACCAACAACTGCTGGATCGCTTCAGCCCGGTCTTCGCCAAAATCGCTGAAGGCAGCCGCGAGCGGGAACAAAACCGCATCTTGCCCTTTGAACAGGTGCAATGGCTCAAGGATGCCGGATTCACCACCCTGCGTGTTCCGGAAAGCCACGGCGGATCACCGGTCAGCCACGAGCACTTGTTCCGTTTGCTGATCGAGCTGGCCGCTGCGGATTCCAATGTCGCGCACCTGCTGCGCAGCCATTTCTCCTTCGTCGAAACCATTTCCTTGCAGCCAGAGGACTTCCAGGACCGCTGGTTCCCCAAGGTGCTGCAGGGACAGATCTTCGGCAATGCAGCCACCGAACGGGGCGGAAATGCCCTGGGAACCACCAATACCAAGCTGGTCCAGTCGGACGGAGGCTGGGTGCTGCGCGGCGAAAAGTACTACACCACTGGCTCGATTTTCGCGGACTGGGTTGTAGTCATGGCGACCACCGAAGGAGTGGAAGGCCGCCAGTACGCCATCGTTGATCGCCATGCCGAGGGCGTGCAGATCCTTGATGACTGGGACGGCTTCGGCCAGCCGCTGACTGGAACCGGCACCGCCATCTTCAACGATGTTGCGGTGGATCCGCAGAACATCATCCAGCGCAAGGTGGCGTCCACGCTGGAACCGGCGTTCTTCCAGCTGTGCCTGCTCTCGGTGCTCGTCGGCATCGGCAAGGCCGCCCGCAATGAGGCAGCCGGCATCGTGTCCAACAGGACCCGTACCTTCAATACCGGTTCCGGGGCGTTGTTCAAGGATGACCCGCAGATCCAGGAACTCGTCGGACGCTTGGCGGCCAACGTTTTTGCCGCGGAATCCATTGTCGTTACGGCAGCCCGGGAACTGGATGCGGCACTCGACCCGGAATTGGGCCTTGAGCCGGATGCCGCCTATCTCCGGGCGGAATTGGCGGTCCAGCAGGCCCACGTGGCAACCCCCAAGCTGATCCTGGACGCCACTAGCGAGCTCTTTGACGTCACCGGCGCCTCAGCGGTGTCCACCTCCAAATCGTTGGATCGTTTCTGGCGCAATGCACGCACGGTAGCAACCCACAATCCGGTGGCCTTCAAGGCCCGCTCGGTGGGGGACTACTTCATCAACGGCACGGTACCCACCGGGCTGAACTCCATCGGAGAAGCTAAGGCAGGCAAATAA
- a CDS encoding NtaA/DmoA family FMN-dependent monooxygenase (This protein belongs to a clade of FMN-dependent monooxygenases, within a broader family of flavin-dependent oxidoreductases, the luciferase-like monooxygenase (LMM) family, some of whose members use coenzyme F420 rather than FMN.) produces the protein MATFQERPRLLLSAFLMNTSSHILGGMWRHPEAQQHRFNELNLWVDLAKKLEDAKFDALFFADVVGLYGDHEGGWASHVRKGLQVPSHDPLVLLSALAAGTKDIGLAMTSSVIQSHPFQFARQISTLDHLSQGRVAWNIVTSVLENAHRNFGGKDLVAHDDRYGWAEEYVEAAYKLWEGSWEDDALLADKEAGLYADPSKVNKINHRGDFYSIDGPHLALPSAQRTPFLFQAGSSARGSQFAATHAEATFLFAPHAQYVAKKNAQLIENLAAAGRKREDIKVFAGLSFVVGSTEAEAKALEAEYDEYLDLDAIVAHIGGGLGVDLGGLDLDTPLGDIQTQGAQGVLEAVKASVPGGNPTLKDLAHYRAKAQQIVGTPESIVDELERWQDAGIDGLNIMNHVLPGSYDNFIEGVLPELRRRGLAQSEYDQGSLRQKVFGRGDYLPENHPAAKFRGAFSELSAANTEAAAQLQR, from the coding sequence ATGGCAACTTTCCAAGAACGTCCGCGCTTGCTGCTCTCAGCATTCCTGATGAACACCTCCAGCCATATCCTTGGCGGAATGTGGCGCCATCCGGAAGCCCAGCAACACCGTTTTAATGAACTGAACTTGTGGGTGGATCTGGCGAAGAAACTGGAGGACGCCAAATTCGATGCGTTGTTCTTCGCCGATGTGGTAGGCCTCTACGGGGACCACGAGGGCGGCTGGGCTTCCCATGTGCGCAAGGGATTGCAGGTCCCGAGCCACGACCCGCTGGTACTGCTCTCGGCGCTTGCTGCCGGAACCAAGGACATCGGTTTGGCAATGACCAGCTCGGTGATCCAGAGCCACCCATTCCAGTTCGCGCGGCAGATTTCCACCTTGGACCATCTGTCCCAGGGACGTGTCGCGTGGAATATCGTGACCAGCGTGCTGGAAAACGCCCACCGCAATTTTGGCGGCAAGGATCTGGTCGCCCACGATGACCGTTACGGCTGGGCCGAAGAATATGTCGAGGCCGCCTACAAGTTGTGGGAAGGTTCGTGGGAAGACGATGCGCTGCTGGCCGATAAGGAAGCCGGCCTGTACGCGGACCCGAGCAAGGTCAACAAGATCAACCACCGTGGCGACTTCTATTCGATCGACGGCCCGCATCTGGCCCTGCCCAGCGCCCAGCGCACGCCGTTCCTTTTCCAAGCCGGTTCCTCGGCCCGTGGTTCCCAGTTCGCGGCAACGCATGCCGAAGCGACTTTCCTCTTTGCCCCGCACGCGCAGTATGTGGCCAAGAAGAATGCGCAGCTGATCGAGAATCTGGCGGCTGCTGGTCGCAAGCGTGAAGATATCAAGGTGTTCGCCGGCTTGTCCTTTGTGGTGGGTTCCACCGAGGCAGAAGCCAAGGCGTTGGAAGCCGAATACGATGAGTACCTGGATCTGGATGCGATTGTCGCGCATATCGGTGGCGGGCTCGGGGTGGATCTTGGCGGACTGGATCTGGATACCCCGCTGGGAGACATCCAGACCCAGGGAGCCCAAGGAGTGCTGGAAGCGGTCAAGGCCTCGGTGCCTGGCGGCAATCCGACCTTGAAGGATCTGGCCCACTACCGTGCGAAGGCCCAGCAGATTGTCGGCACTCCGGAGAGCATCGTAGATGAGCTGGAGCGCTGGCAAGATGCCGGGATTGATGGCCTGAACATCATGAACCACGTGCTTCCGGGGTCCTACGACAACTTCATTGAAGGCGTCCTGCCTGAGCTGCGTCGCCGCGGGCTGGCGCAGAGTGAATATGATCAGGGAAGCCTGCGGCAGAAGGTCTTCGGCCGTGGCGATTACCTTCCCGAGAACCATCCTGCGGCTAAGTTCCGTGGTGCTTTTTCGGAGCTGAGCGCGGCCAACACCGAGGCGGCAGCCCAGCTGCAGCGCTAA
- a CDS encoding CoA-binding protein yields MKNSHVNDPQAIRRLLSTPGRWAVVGLTNNPSRVAPSIARFLRDELSMQIIPVSLDAQNVMGEQGYARLADIPGPIDVVDCFVNSSKVGGIVDQAINVGAKAVWMQLGVIDHEAAQRAKDAGLDVVMNTCPKIEYPFR; encoded by the coding sequence ATGAAGAACAGCCATGTCAATGATCCGCAGGCGATCCGCCGGCTTCTGAGCACACCGGGGCGGTGGGCCGTCGTTGGCCTGACCAACAATCCTTCGCGTGTGGCCCCGTCCATTGCGCGGTTCCTGCGTGACGAGTTATCCATGCAGATCATCCCTGTGTCATTGGATGCCCAGAACGTGATGGGGGAGCAAGGGTATGCGCGTTTAGCTGATATCCCCGGTCCCATTGACGTGGTTGACTGTTTTGTGAATTCATCGAAGGTTGGCGGCATCGTCGATCAAGCCATCAACGTCGGGGCGAAAGCCGTTTGGATGCAGTTGGGCGTGATCGATCATGAGGCGGCCCAGCGTGCCAAGGATGCTGGGCTGGACGTCGTGATGAATACCTGTCCGAAAATTGAATACCCATTTCGGTAG
- a CDS encoding MmcQ/YjbR family DNA-binding protein, with protein sequence MNNKGSQEALEQQWTQLCLSMPRAFADYPFGPESTVFKVSGRDKAKAKMFGLLMNVRGDLVLNLKCEPALADQQRSEHPEITPGYHMNKKHWNSIRAGLDPELLLELIEDSYDLVVDGMPRRDKEYVRLQDTISQSALD encoded by the coding sequence ATGAATAATAAAGGGAGCCAAGAAGCCCTGGAACAGCAGTGGACGCAGTTGTGCCTGAGCATGCCCCGCGCCTTTGCCGATTATCCGTTCGGACCTGAAAGCACGGTTTTCAAGGTCTCAGGCAGGGACAAGGCCAAGGCCAAGATGTTTGGCCTATTAATGAATGTGCGCGGCGACCTGGTGCTCAACCTTAAATGCGAGCCTGCCCTTGCTGACCAGCAGCGCAGCGAGCATCCGGAAATCACCCCTGGCTATCACATGAACAAGAAGCACTGGAATTCCATTCGAGCAGGGTTGGACCCGGAATTGCTGCTGGAACTGATTGAAGATTCTTATGATCTTGTGGTCGACGGCATGCCACGACGGGATAAAGAATACGTCCGATTGCAAGACACCATTAGCCAATCAGCCCTAGACTAG
- a CDS encoding putative quinol monooxygenase, with product MYFIVVKYQVKPENTENFMDHVAEFTQATRAEDGNLWFDWSVSVEDPNEFVLVEAFRDDEAASAHVNSAHFAAGIESMRPLLVSTPKIVSRKVEGEGWDSMGELVID from the coding sequence ATGTACTTCATCGTTGTTAAATATCAGGTAAAGCCAGAAAACACCGAGAACTTCATGGATCACGTTGCAGAGTTCACCCAGGCCACACGCGCCGAAGACGGTAACCTCTGGTTCGACTGGTCCGTGAGCGTGGAGGACCCCAACGAGTTCGTACTTGTTGAAGCCTTCCGTGATGACGAGGCAGCTTCTGCCCACGTCAACTCCGCACACTTCGCAGCAGGCATCGAATCCATGCGTCCGCTGCTGGTCTCCACTCCGAAGATCGTTTCGCGCAAGGTCGAAGGCGAAGGCTGGGACAGCATGGGCGAATTGGTCATCGACTAG